One genomic window of Gallus gallus isolate bGalGal1 chromosome 34, bGalGal1.mat.broiler.GRCg7b, whole genome shotgun sequence includes the following:
- the GRASP gene encoding LOW QUALITY PROTEIN: protein TAMALIN (The sequence of the model RefSeq protein was modified relative to this genomic sequence to represent the inferred CDS: deleted 1 base in 1 codon) → MTLRRRQRLRPKEGDGAAPDRCAADADPDPGPGPVPDPGPTDVYRTLAASGGTLPRVRKDMGFTWPSPSGSPEEHRRVVTLQKGAEETFGFEIQTYGLHHAEHRRVQMFTFVSRVHGGSAAEAAGLQRGDTITGVNGQNVEGTRHRDIVDIIRSAGDMLRLETLYGTSVRRAELEARLQYLKQTLYEKWGEFRSLMVQEQRLVRGVVAKDPSIYATLESLRGWGGPSSPHASSDDSLYQTCVFTDGVGDNDGDGGDRGGATPAPPPPRPRPPLTRSVSLKCGSGAGAAGPTWGGGRFGDPGVVLRGGDGAAAPPPEGRHSSFRRRLLKFIPGLNRALEEEESQL, encoded by the exons atGACCCtccggcggcggcagcggctgCGACCGAAGGAGGGCGATGGGGCGGCCCCGGATCGCTGCGCTGCCGATGCCGATCCCGATCCCGGCCCCGGTCCCGTTCCGGATCCCGGTCCCACCGACGTGTACCGGACTTTGGCGGCCTCCGGAGGGACCCTCCCCCGTGTGCGGAAG GATATGGGGTTCACGTGGCCGTCCCCGAGCGGTTCCCCAGAGGAGCACag GCGGGTGGTGACGCTGcagaagggagcagaggagaCGTTTGGCTTTGAGATCCAG ACCTATGGGCTGCACCACGCAGAGCACCGCCGGGTGCAGATGTTCACCTTTGTGAGCCGCGTCCACGGGGGGAGCGCAGCTGAGGCTGCGGGGCTGCAGAGGG GGGATACCATCACGGGGGTGAATGGGCAGAACGTGGAGGGGACGCGGCACCGGGACATCGTGGACATCATCCGCAGTGCTGGAGATATGCTGAG GTTGGAGACCCTCTATGGGACCTCAGTCCgtagggctgagctggaggcgCGGCTGCAGTATCTGAAG CAAACGCTGTATGAGAAGTGGGGGGAGTTCCGCTCGCTGATGGTGCAGGAGCAGCGCCTGGTGCGCG GCGTTGTGGCCAAGGACCCCTCCATCTACGCCACCCTGGAGTCCCttcggggctgggggggtccgTCCTCCCCCCACGCCAGCAGCGACGATTCCCTGTACCAGACGTGCGTCTTCACCGACGGCGTCGGCGACAACGACGGCGACGGCGGTGACAGAGGAGGGGccacccccgccccccccccgccgcgcCCCCGCCCCCCTTTAACCCGCAGCGTCAGCCTGAAGTGCGGCagcggggcgggggctgcgggacCGACGTGGGGCGGGGGTCGCTTCGGCGACCCCGGGGTGGTGTTAAGGGGGGGGGACGGcgcggccgccccccccccggaG GGTCGGCACAGCAGTTTCCGTCGGCGGCTGTTGAAGTTCATCCCCGGATTGAACCGAGcgttggaggaggaggaaagtcAGCTGtaa